A segment of the Vagococcus hydrophili genome:
AGCAGTATCCACGAGTAGTTAAATTACTCATGAATCCTGCTATATTAACCTTTTATAATTTTCCTCCATCAATCAGAAGAACCATTTATTCAACTAACTTGATTGAAGGTTTTAACAAACAATTAAAGAAATATACAAAAAGAAAAGAACAATTCCCTAATGAAGAATCTCTAGAGAGATTCTTAGTTTCTCAATTCAACAACTATAATCAGAAATTTTTGTGTCGGATTCATAAAGGTTTTAAAGAAATACAAGATACATTAGAATCAATGTTTTAACTTAACCGACAGAATGGTTTTTTCCATTTACACATAATTCTTGACGCAACCCTTATTATGTCAATTTATGTAGTATTAATTATATTAGGTTCAAAAAGAATATTTGAAAAAAACGATATTTAGAATAAAATATTTTAGAGTTGATTAAAGTTAGCAATCATAAAATAATTAATTTAAAAAACTCTAGTTAACGATAAAAAGAGGAATCCCATAACCGGTGATTCCTCTTTTTTTACCAAATCCAACGCTCCAAACATCACAAAATCCATCCATATCGAAAATAGAACATATATTTTAAAAGGAACCCTATTTGTAAAAGTTTTAACAAATTATTGATAAGTTACTTTTTTCACGATATAGTAGTTACTGTAGTAGCTACTAAAAATTAGGGGATAAAAAATATGGAAACGATTGTACAAATAATGAAGAAATATGATTTTTCTGAAATGGAAACCTTAGTCTATACCACGCTTTTAGAAAAAGGTGTTATGACTGGTTATGAAGTTAGTAAGCAGTCAGGTGTTGCTAGATCAAAGGTCTATAACGTTTTAGAAAAACTAATTAAAAAGAATTTGGTTGTCGTTAATAAATCAGAACCTAAATTGTATTACGCAGTGTCGTCTGAAGAGTTTTTAAGTCGATTAGAAAATAGTGTTAAGCAGGATTTAGCCCTTTTAGATAACCAGTTAGGTAAAATCAAAATCCAAGAAGAAGAAGAACTTCTTTGGAAATTAGAAAACTATCAAAGTGTGATGGAAAAAAGTCAGCATCTAATGAAACAAGCTAAAAACAGCTTATTAATGCAGATGTGGGAAGAGGATTTAAGCAAGGAAATTATTAGCCTACTGCAAGAAATAGAGGCGAAGATTCCTAATTTTGTGTTAATTCTTTTTAGCAACAATCATCACTATGATATTCCTTTATCCAATTATTATGTCCATGGGTTTGAAGAGGAAAAGCTTCATGACTTTGGTTCCAGATGGATTAATATTGTCGCAGATGAAGCAGAGGTTGTCTTTGGAACCTTGGAGAGTGACGAACAAGTTATGGACGTGACGTGGACAAAGAACAAAGCTATGGTAAATCTAGCAAAAGAGTATGTTAAACATGACGCTTACACATTGAAAATCATTGAAGAAAACGCAGAGACACTCAAAAATCAATACGGAGAAGAATTTGAAAGAATTAGATTGATTTATGAGGAGGACTAACGATGGTTAGAACAATATTATTAAGTTTAATAGTGATAGTGAATGGGTATTTTTTATTTGTATTTGTGAAGGATTTAATTAGTCATAAAGAAGCGTTTAAAGAAGAAAAGGGTAATATGAAAGCATTGCCGTTTACGTCATTTATTATGTTTTTCCTATCAACATTTGGTATTTCGGATTTTGCTATTGGAACGGTACTTTATCCAAAATTGGGCTGGACTAGTATGAAAAAATTACCAGGAACATTAAACACTCAATGTGTGATTCCTGTAGCAGTCATGGCTCTGTCTTACATTTCCTCTGTTGAAGTGGGAATCAAAACCTTAGCTGTTTGTATTATTGCCCAAGTAATTGGTGCTTATGTCGGTCCTAAATTTGTGGTGAAATTACCAGAAGACACGATTAAAAAGTTTGTTGGTTTTGGATTAATTGTGGCAGCTTTTCTTATTTTCGCTGGTCAAATGGAATGGATACCATCAAATGGTGTAGCTAAAGAATTATACGGTGGTAAACTTATTTTAGCAGCCATTTTACTATTTACATACGGCGCTTTAAACAATATTGGGATTGGTTCATTTGCCCTAACAATGGTTACTGTTTATTTATTAGGAATGGACCCAATCGCAGCTTTCCCAATTATGATGGGAGCTTGTACATTCTCAGTGCCAACAGGTAGTGTGCAATTTGTTAAATTAGATCAGTACAGCCGAAAAATCACTTTATTTACATCAACATTTGGGGTACTAGGAGTGTTAGTAGCAGTCTTTTTAGTGAAATCATTGGATACTTATTTATTAAAATGGTTAGTGATTTTCGTGTTAATTTATAGCTCATATACAATGTTAGTTGAGCAAAAAAAGAAAATGGTGCAAGAAGCTTAAAGAGAGGATTATGAAGAAATGTTATTTCTAAAAAAAGAAGATATTGAAGCAAGTTTTAATATGAGAGACGCCATCGATGCGTGTAAAGAGGCATTAAAATTATATTCAGAAGGTAAAGCGAATGTTCCTTTAAGAACCAATATTAGTGTGGATAAGCAAGCTGGTCAAAGTTTATACATGCCCGCTTACGTGGAAGATGAAAAAGACGCATTAGGAGTAAAAATCGTTTCCGTTTATCCTAAAAACATTGAGAAAAATATTCCCAGTGTTCCAGCAACTATGATAACTTTAGATGCTGAAACAGGAATCGTCTCAGCGATTTTGGATGGTACGTATCTAACACAGTTAAGAACAGGGGCAGTTCAAGGGGCAGCAACTGAACTTATGGCGAGTCGAGATGCTAAAATTGGTGCTTTAATTGGAACAGGTGGTCAAGCAGAATGCCAATTATGGGCAATGTTAACGGCCAGGAAATTAGAAGAAGTTAGAATTTTTGATATTGATTTTACCCGTGCCAGCGAGTTTGCCAAAAGCATGGAAGAAAAATACAAAGTAAAAATGATTCCTTGCGAAACGGCTGAAAAATGTGTGACAGGAGCAGATATTATAACGAGTGTCACAACGTCTAAACAGGCAACGTTCTCAAATGATTGGGTGAAAAAAGGAGCACATATCAATGGTGTTGGGGCATACACGCCTGAAATGTGTGAAATTCCTAAAGAAACAATCAAAGCTGCGGATAAAATTATTTTTGACACAATGGACGGTGTTTTGGCAGAAGCAGGCGACTTTATTCAACCACTAGAATTAGGTTTTGTTTCAAGAGAAGACTACCAAGGTGAGTTAGGTGAACTTGTTTTAGGGAAAATTAAATCAAGAGAATCTGAGGAAGAAATCACGATTTTTAAAACAGTCGGTTCAGCAGTCTTGGACGTTTATGTGGCAAATAAAATTGTGGAACAAGCGGCTGTAAAAGGATTGGGACAAGAATTATCGTAATACGGTTCAATAAAAATAGAGCTCTATCACTAGATTTGATAACTAGGATAGAGCTCTATTTTTTAGCATTCTAAAATCATGATAATTTCGCCATTTTCTTTGTCAATTTGATGGGTATTTTTAAACCCAAATGATTCATAAAAAGAAAAGATACTTTCATTTTCCTCGTGAGCACTTAAAATAATTGTCTCAATTTTCCAGCTTTCTTTAATAAAATCAAGAATAAGTTGTAAAAATCTTTTTCCATATCGTTGTCCTTGAAAGTGTTGGTCAATCATTAATCGATCTAGCCAAATTGATTTTGTGTTTGCATTATAATCGCCAATCATAGAAAAACCAACTAATTGTTGTTCATCGTATAAAGCGAGAGGGAGCCAATTATACTTTGTATCAAAAGCAGCTTCTAAGAGTGATTCTTTGTTTGTTTCAATAAAATCAAGTTGGTCAGGGGAAACAGATAAATTTGCTACATGACGCCAGTTTTCTTGGTTTATTTTTTTGAGTTGTAGCATATAACGTATCCGCTTCTTTCTATAAACTATTTTTCATTAGTAATAAAATCCAATAACTTAAACATCACATCTTTATTTTCTTTAGGAACAACAGCCTTCAAAATATCTGAGGTGCTTTGCTTTAAAGCGTTGTGTTGTTCAGCGTAATCAGTATCATTAATCGCAATTTCCCGAACATCATCTTGCTCAGGTTCAAAATGAAATTGCAAGCCGATTATTTTGTTACTAATGATAAATCCTTGATTGATTAGTAAGTCGCTACTAAATAAAAGTTCCGCTTCTTTTGGTAATTCAAAGGTTTCCTCATGCCAATGTAAAGCAGTTAATTTTGCTGGAATATCAGGGATTAAATCACTTTTAAGATAGACTGGTGCCCAACCAACTTCTTTATAAGAAGCTTTTGAGATGTTGCAACCAAGCGTTTTTGCGATTTGTTGAGCCCCGTAACAAGCACCAAAAATTGGAATATTTTTCTCGATTAATTTGCTGATTAATTTTCTTTCTTCAATAATCCAATCGATGTTATCATTCGGGCTCATAGGACCACCTAAGATAACTAACATGTCCGTTTCACTTGCACTAGGTAAGGTTCCAAATTGATAAGGGTGGTAAATAAAAACATCGTGATTATGGCACTTAGCCCACTCTTTAATCGTTCCTGGACCTTCATTTGGTGTGTGTTGCAAAATATTAATGCGCATAGAGCATCCTTTCACATCGACGGCAATGTTGGGATTAGGTATCGCCTGCAATTACCTATTAATAACATGATTATATCAATTTAAGCGTACTAGAGCGAATAATTGCTAAAGATTCAAATCATTTAATATTAGTTTCAGGGCATCTTTTTTAGAAATTTCATCAGATAAAATCACTTCATTTTCAATCCCAATAAAATCATGAGGAACGAACCAATCTTTCATCTGAGAATGATTAAAGTCAGTTTCTTTTTTAGTGTCATGTCTTTTAGTGGTTTCTTCATAGGATAAATCGTAGTAGTAAGCATAAACTTCATCTGCCTTATTCAGGGAATTTCGAAGCATCTCACCATATTTATTATTTGCTAGAATGCCTTCGATAATGGTGTACTCGCAATGTTCAATACCATAATGAATCATCGTCTCTATTAAGCCGACAC
Coding sequences within it:
- a CDS encoding sulfite exporter TauE/SafE family protein, with translation MVRTILLSLIVIVNGYFLFVFVKDLISHKEAFKEEKGNMKALPFTSFIMFFLSTFGISDFAIGTVLYPKLGWTSMKKLPGTLNTQCVIPVAVMALSYISSVEVGIKTLAVCIIAQVIGAYVGPKFVVKLPEDTIKKFVGFGLIVAAFLIFAGQMEWIPSNGVAKELYGGKLILAAILLFTYGALNNIGIGSFALTMVTVYLLGMDPIAAFPIMMGACTFSVPTGSVQFVKLDQYSRKITLFTSTFGVLGVLVAVFLVKSLDTYLLKWLVIFVLIYSSYTMLVEQKKKMVQEA
- a CDS encoding type 1 glutamine amidotransferase, which encodes MRINILQHTPNEGPGTIKEWAKCHNHDVFIYHPYQFGTLPSASETDMLVILGGPMSPNDNIDWIIEERKLISKLIEKNIPIFGACYGAQQIAKTLGCNISKASYKEVGWAPVYLKSDLIPDIPAKLTALHWHEETFELPKEAELLFSSDLLINQGFIISNKIIGLQFHFEPEQDDVREIAINDTDYAEQHNALKQSTSDILKAVVPKENKDVMFKLLDFITNEK
- a CDS encoding GNAT family N-acetyltransferase is translated as MLQLKKINQENWRHVANLSVSPDQLDFIETNKESLLEAAFDTKYNWLPLALYDEQQLVGFSMIGDYNANTKSIWLDRLMIDQHFQGQRYGKRFLQLILDFIKESWKIETIILSAHEENESIFSFYESFGFKNTHQIDKENGEIIMILEC
- a CDS encoding TrmB family transcriptional regulator, with product METIVQIMKKYDFSEMETLVYTTLLEKGVMTGYEVSKQSGVARSKVYNVLEKLIKKNLVVVNKSEPKLYYAVSSEEFLSRLENSVKQDLALLDNQLGKIKIQEEEELLWKLENYQSVMEKSQHLMKQAKNSLLMQMWEEDLSKEIISLLQEIEAKIPNFVLILFSNNHHYDIPLSNYYVHGFEEEKLHDFGSRWINIVADEAEVVFGTLESDEQVMDVTWTKNKAMVNLAKEYVKHDAYTLKIIEENAETLKNQYGEEFERIRLIYEED
- a CDS encoding AAA family ATPase, which gives rise to MSKVILIRGNSGSGKTTVANELHQIFGSGNLLISQDYVRRTMLNVKDKPMNLSVGLIETMIHYGIEHCEYTIIEGILANNKYGEMLRNSLNKADEVYAYYYDLSYEETTKRHDTKKETDFNHSQMKDWFVPHDFIGIENEVILSDEISKKDALKLILNDLNL
- a CDS encoding ornithine cyclodeaminase family protein, with translation MLFLKKEDIEASFNMRDAIDACKEALKLYSEGKANVPLRTNISVDKQAGQSLYMPAYVEDEKDALGVKIVSVYPKNIEKNIPSVPATMITLDAETGIVSAILDGTYLTQLRTGAVQGAATELMASRDAKIGALIGTGGQAECQLWAMLTARKLEEVRIFDIDFTRASEFAKSMEEKYKVKMIPCETAEKCVTGADIITSVTTSKQATFSNDWVKKGAHINGVGAYTPEMCEIPKETIKAADKIIFDTMDGVLAEAGDFIQPLELGFVSREDYQGELGELVLGKIKSRESEEEITIFKTVGSAVLDVYVANKIVEQAAVKGLGQELS